A genomic segment from Aegilops tauschii subsp. strangulata cultivar AL8/78 chromosome 1, Aet v6.0, whole genome shotgun sequence encodes:
- the LOC109784851 gene encoding uncharacterized protein isoform X2, which yields MGVASPSPPPPAANQARPPDPPTPTPPPPPVPTLTPTGGGGGMAVAPPSSPPPAAAAAGSPNPTSTEGQGKMVVASPSTAPPTADADADADGSPHPTYPEMIKQALTELGGTSGRIAIAAFILGRFKEGLPAAHDKLLKVHLRRLVSQGVVRGYGSEARACYVFPASNTKSRGRPRKSSSRLLLTASPTLPLPLPAPPTNEDDQNLDLSLDTSSGGLRSRRGRPLFPALPAPKNLSDLSLVPQSGGSQISSDDDDDYSTSSDDDDDEDDEEDDYSSGDDNDDEYTPARAYALIVHGAKRGRPRKRKRKRGPGRPRKLLLSANSSVTKKGRGRPRKKQKLGSSLAAFQNGTPGGGFSTPKRGRGRPRKDAQGLSTRVKRGRGRPRKDAQGLSTGVKKGRGRPRKESEGMSTGVKSGRGRPRKEPEDGVPEADSSETESDAESDSSLTGSDTESGSPDVSRWLKEGFGNPTTIATPPAAVRPASRGLNIGSLRPTIERPPAAASSPGTLVYSAASTGMKKPLGRPRKKGSSKAPAEAGGGASTGIKKPRGRPRKERPPQAMSAEAGDAAAPAPETGNATLASETGDAAAPAPEAGDAPPALETGDATPAPEAGDAVPTPETGGVAPASETRDAAVSAPEAGDASPAPDENAAATPAKTGDGASAGIKRPRGRPRKERPPAPTSTETGDAAPDENGAATPAEAGDAASTGFKKPRGRPRKEKQPASISAETGDATPAGTGDAETGDVTPTETGGATPAEGGNAASTGIKRPLGRPRKVKKLGRPRKEKPEEAAMSGETGDDAGDARSAETGAATPGEKAGDSASAGVKRGRGRPRKERPEEAISAESGDAETETERKKAKVARSAGDGGIKRGLGRPRKIKRGRPKKEKPASDDAMSTGIKGPLESPRSYYALSAGTGKAVSMGSKIALESPRTAEKPSAGDIVSMVMRRRRAMPRSSDQPSEAGRVKSSGGIFGYVRESSGKQEKEGSLASSGEGEKTPQAKEGVVAALGGGEETGLTADAPVSAEKAIAGDAAVVEGTGGVTEASSDKLGSCATSEKSTSGPRHVEAVGGATESSSNKLGRAGAVAENAEAENVEKVESDKKPRVEGEGEGGEDKLGSAERCVVS from the exons atgggggtcgcctctccctcgccgccgccgcccgccgccaacCAAGCTCGGCCGCCGGATCCAccaacccccaccccaccccctccTCCTGTTCCAACCCTTACCCcaacaggaggaggaggaggcatgGCGGTCGCCCCACCTTCGTCGCCGCctcccgctgccgccgccgccggcagcccGAACCCTACCTCCACCGAG GGCCAAGGAAAGATGGTGGTCGCCTCTCCTTCCACGGCGCCGCCGaccgccgacgccgacgccgacgccgacggcAGCCCGCACCCGACCTACCCCGAG ATGATTAAGCAGGCGCTGACGGAGCTGGGAGGCACCTCCGGCCGCATCGCCATCGCCGCTTTCATCCTCGGCCGCTTCAAGGAGGGCCTCCCCGCCGCCCACGACAAGCTCCTCAAGGTCCACCTCCGCCGCCTCGTCTCCCAAGGCGTCGTCCGCGGCTACGGATCAGAAGCCAGAGCTTGCTACGTCTTCCCCGCCTCCAACACCAAAAGCCGCGGCCGGCCCCGCAAGTCGTCGTCCCGTCTCCTCCTCACCGCGTCGCCGACCCTGCCCCTCCCCCTCCCTGCGCCGCCCACCAACGAGGACGACCAAAATTTGGATCTCAGTTTGGATACATCTTCTGGAGGATTACGGAGCAGACGTGGCCGGCCCCTCTTTCCGGCACTCCCTGCGCCCAAGAATTTGTCGGATCTCAGTTTGGTTCCTCAATCTGGAGGGTCACAGATTagcagtgatgatgatgatgattactCCACTTccagtgatgatgatgatgatgaagatgatgaagaagatgactACAGCAGTGGTGATGACAACGATGATGAATACACTCCTGCCCGTGCATATGCTTTGATCGTCCATGGAGCAAAGCGCGGACGCCCACGCAAGCGCAAGCGCAAGAGGGGGCCAGGCCGTCCTCGTAAGCTTCTGCTGTCCGCGAATTCCTCAGTCACCAAGAAAGGCCgtgggaggccaaggaagaagcaGAAACTTGGCTCCTCACTGGCTGCTTTTCAGAATGGAACCCCAGGAGGTGGTTTCTCGACGCCCAAGAGAGGGCGTGGGAGGCCGCGAAAGGATGCACAAGGGCTGTCAACACGTGTCAAGAGAGGCCGTGGGAGACCAAGAAAGGATGCACAAGGGCTGTCAACCGGTGTCAAGAAAGGCCGTGGCAGACCCAGAAAGGAGTCAGAAGGAATGTCAACGGGTGTCAAGAGTGGCCGTGGGAGGCCGAGAAAGGAGCCAGAAGATGGTGTCCCAGAAGCAGACTCTTCTGAAACTGAATCAGACGCAGAGTCAGACTCTTCTCTAACTGGGTCAGACACTGAGTCAGGCTCTCCAGATGTGTCGAGGTGGTTGAAGGAAGGGTTTGGGAATCCAACAACAATAGCGACGCCGCCAGCAGCAGTTAGGCCTGCGTCCAGGGGGCTCAATATAGGGTCTCTGAGGCCAACAATAGAGAGGCCACCAGCAGCAGCAAGCTCCCCTGGAACTCTTGTTTACTCTGCTGCGTCCACGGGAATGAAGAAACCGCTTGGGAGGCCAAGAAAGAAGGGATCATCAAAAGCGCCTGCTGAGGCTGGAGGTGGTGCGTCCACGGGGATCAAGAAACCGCGTGGGAGACCGAGAAAGGAGAGACCACCACAAGCAATGTCTGCTGAAGCTGGAGATGCAGCAGCACCTGCTCCTGAAACTGGAAATGCGACGCTTGCTTCTGAAACTGGAGATGCAGCAGCGCCTGCTCCTGAAGCTGGAGATGCACCGCCTGCTCTTGAAACCGGAGATGCAACTCCTGCTCCTGAAGCTGGAGATGCAGTGCCTACCCCTGAAACTGGAGGTGTGGCCCCTGCTTCTGAAACTAGAGATGCAGCAGTATCTGCTCCTGAAGCTGGAGATGCATCGCCTGCTCCTGATGAAAATGCAGCAGCAACGCCTGCCAAAACTGGAGATGGTGCGTCGGCGGGGATCAAGAGGCCGCGTGGGAGGCCGAGAAAGGAGAGACCGCCAGCACCAACGTCTACAGAAACTGGAGATGCAGCGCCTGATGAAAATGGAGCAGCAACGCCTGCTGAAGCTGGAGATGCTGCTTCAACCGGATTCAAGAAACCGCGTGGGAGGCCGAGAAAGGAGAAACAACCTGCATCAATCTCTGCTGAAACTGGAGATGCAACCCCTGCTGGGACTGGTGATGCTGAAACTGGAGATGTAACCCCTACTGAAACTGGAGGAGCAACGCCTGCTGAAGGTGGAAATGCTGCATCGACAGGGATCAAGAGACCGCTTGGAAGGCCTAGAAAGGTGAAGAAGCTTGGGAGGCCAAGAAAGGAGAAGCCAGAAGAAGCAGCAATGTCTGGTGAAACTGGAGATGATGCTGGAGATGCAAGGTCTGCTGAAACTGGAGCAGCAACGCCCGGTGAAAAAGCTGGAGATTCTGCGTCGGCGGGGGTCAAGAGAGGGCGTGGGAGGCCAAGAAAGGAGAGGCCAGAGGAAGCGATTTCTGCTGAAAGTGGAGATGCCGAAACAGAAACAGAAAGGAAGAAGGCAAAAGTAGCAAGGTCAGCTGGAGATGGTGGGATCAAGAGAGGGCTCGGGAGGCCGAGAAAGATCAAGCGCGGGAGGCCCAAAAAGGAGAAGCCAGCATCAGACGACGCCATGTCAACGGGAATCAAGGGACCGCTCGAGTCCCCAAGATCATACTATGCATTATCTGCTGGAACTGGAAAAGCCGTGTCAATGGGAAGCAAGATTGCGCTGGAGAGCCCAAGGACGGCGGAGAAGCCGTCGGCAGGCGACATCGTGTCGATGGTGATGAGGAGAAGGCGTGCGATGCCCAGGAGCAGCGACCAGCCCTCTGAAGCTGGGCGCGTGAAATCCTCTGGCGGGATTTTTGGATACGTGCGAGAATCCAGTGGTAAACAAGAGAAGGAGGGCAGTCTGGCATCATCAGGGGAGGGGGAGAAAACACCACAGGCCAAGGAAGGTGTGGTGGCTGCTTTGGGTGGCGGTGAGGAAACTGGGCTTACTGCAGATGCGCCGGTTTCTGCAGAGAAGGCAATAGCGGGTGATGCCGCTGTCGTTGAGGGAACTGGAGGTGTGACTGAAGCTTCTTCTGATAAGCTGGGTTCTTGTGCCACTTCAGAGAAGTCAACGAGTGGTCCTCGGCATGTGGAGGCTGTTGGAGGCGCGACAGAATCTTCATCTAATAAGCTGGGGCGTGCAGGTGCAGTAGCAGAGAATGCAGAAGCAGAGAATGTGGAGAAGGTTGAATCTGATAAGAAGCCTCgtgtggagggggagggggagggtggAGAAGACAAGCTGGGATCTGCAGAAAGATGTGTGGTTAGTTGA
- the LOC109784853 gene encoding uncharacterized protein isoform X2, whose amino-acid sequence MASAAPPAAAPGRPHPTYTNMITYALAQLGGASARSAIAGFIAARFTGLPVSHDALLSAHLRRLVAEGLLCTSGFSYFFSSHHSPTRPPESNSPDSDSDDPSTGRFHFLQSSSSSSSEEEEDEDDAAYTPLPVHVHVPVPVLGEKRGRGRPRKKVVVMLSAHTTTAAATPGEPCPAPAPAPVKGEHSGAAAKGKGSVLSLSGDAAYSVTKRGRGRPRKLHQVAPPSPSPSPSPSPSPGAGDDPPSTGGIIKIKIKRGRGRPRKEDQQSRSQEATTKTLPTPPASRRRGIKVGCGRPMLAPTGPPGSWRPLIIDKHPPETAARCSVVDATPSVIKRPRGRPRMYRPSAPETGDAAPAPQTGDAALMGVKRAAHGWPIKENPAAAAAAAMSGETGNAASAGIKIGEVENPTAAISAEAGDVGSTGIKRGGEQLEVEMPAAARPAEAGDATPAELTGGAASTGIKRGRGRPRKDKTAAAAAMPADAGSAGIKRGRGRPGKEKPAAADLLAETEAGDAVSTGMKGALENPISGYVVSTGSKEALRTEKPSTGDFVSMVMKRKRGRGRPRKEQLAFL is encoded by the exons ATGGCGTCggcggcgccgcccgccgccgcaccCGGCCGCCCCCATCCGACCTACACCAAC ATGATTACTTACGCGCTCGCCCAGCTGGGAGGCGCCTCCGCCCGCTCCGCCATCGCCGGATTCATCGCCGCGCGCTTCACCGGCCTCCCCGTCAGCCACGACGCGCTCCTCTCCGCCCACctccgccgcctcgtcgccgAGGGCCTCCTCTGCACCTCCGGATTCTCCTACTTCTTCTCCTCCCACCACTCGCCGACCAGGCCACCGGAGAGTAACAGTCCCGATTCCGATTCGGATGATCCATCAACTGGGAGGTTCCACTTCCTCCagagtagcagtagcagtagcagtgaggaggaggaggacgaagatgATGCTGCCTACACGCCTCTGCCTGTGCATGTGCATGTGCCTGTTCCTGTGCTGGGAGAGAAGCGGGGCCGGGGCCGCCCGCGGAAGAAGGTTGTGGTTATGCTGTCTGCTCACACCACCACTGCTGCTGCAACGCCTGGAGAACCCtgtcctgctcctgctcctgctcctgTAAAGGGAGAGCATTCTGGTGCTGCTGCAAAGGGAAAGGGGTCTGTGCTATCTCTATCTGGGGATGCAGCTTACTCGGTGACTAAGCGAGGCCGTGGGAGACCAAGGAAGCTACACCAAGTTGCGCCGCCGTCCCCCTCACCCTCACCCTCACCCTCACCCTCACCGGGAGCAGGAGATGATCCACCGTCAACCGGTGGCATCATCAAGATCAAGATCAAGAGAGGGCGTGGGAGGCCGAGAAAGGAGGACCAACAATCAAGATCACAGGAAGCAACAACAAAGACTCTTCCAACTCCACCTGCGTCAAGGCGGCGGGGGATCAAGGTAGGGTGTGGGAGACCAATGCTAGCTCCTACAGGGCCTCCTGGGAGTTGGAGGCCACTAATAATAGACAAGCACCCACCAGAAACTGCAGCAAGGTGCTCTGTTGTTGATGCTACGCCGTCGGTAATCAAGAGACCGCGCGGGAGGCCAAGAATGTACAGACCATCCGCTCCTGAAACTGGAGATGCAGCACCTGCTCCTCAAACTGGAGATGCTGCATTGATGGGAGTCAAGAGAGCAGCTCATGGTTGGCCAATAAAGGAGAacccagcagcagcagcagcagcagcaatgtCTGGTGAAACTGGAAATGCTGCATCGGCCGGAATCAAGATAGGGGAAGTGGAGAATCCAACAGCAGCAATATCTGCTGAAGCCGGGGATGTTGGGTCAACGGGAATCAAGAGAGGGGGTGAGCAACTAGAAGTGGAAATGCCAGCAGCAGCAAGGCCCGCTGAAgctggagatgcaacgcctgctGAATTAACTGGAGGTGCTGCGTCAACGGGGATCAAGAGAGGGCGTGGGAGGCCAAGAAAGGACAagacagcagcagcagcagcaatgcCTGCTGACGCTGGGTCTGCGGGGATCAAGAGAGGGCGTGGGAGGCCAGGAAAAGAGAAGCCAGCAGCAGCAGACTTGTTGGCTGAAACTGAAGCTGGAGATGCCGTGTCAACTGGGATGAAGGGGGCGCTTGAGAATCCAATATCAGGTTATGTCGTGTCAACTGGAAGCAAGGAAGCACTTAGAACGGAGAAGCCATCGACAGGTGATTTTGTGTCGATGGTAATGAAGAGAAAGAGAGGGCGTGGGAGGCCAAGGAAAGAGCAGCTGGCCTTCCTTTGA
- the LOC109784851 gene encoding uncharacterized protein isoform X1, whose product MGVASPSPPPPAANQARPPDPPTPTPPPPPVPTLTPTGGGGGMAVAPPSSPPPAAAAAGSPNPTSTEGQGKMVVASPSTAPPTADADADADGSPHPTYPEMIKQALTELGGTSGRIAIAAFILGRFKEGLPAAHDKLLKVHLRRLVSQGVVRGYGSEARACYVFPASNTKSRGRPRKSSSRLLLTASPTLPLPLPAPPTNEDDQNLDLSLDTSSGGLRSRRGRPLFPALPAPKNLSDLSLVPQSGGSQISSDDDDDYSTSSDDDDDEDDEEDDYSSGDDNDDEYTPARAYALIVHGAKRGRPRKRKRKRGPGRPRKLLLSANSSVTKKGRGRPRKKQKLGSSLAAFQNGTPGGGFSTPKRGRGRPRKDAQGLSTRVKRGRGRPRKDAQGLSTGVKKGRGRPRKESEGMSTGVKSGRGRPRKEPEDGVPEADSSETESDAESDSSLTGSDTESGSPDVSRWLKEGFGNPTTIATPPAAVRPASRGLNIGSLRPTIERPPAAASSPGTLVYSAASTGMKKPLGRPRKKGSSKAPAEAGGGASTGIKKPRGRPRKERPPQAMSAEAGDAAAPAPETGNATLASETGDAAAPAPEAGDAPPALETGDATPAPEAGDAVPTPETGDASPAPDENAAATPAKTGDGASAGIKRPRGRPRKERPPAPTSTETGDAAPDENGAATPAEAGDAASTGFKKPRGRPRKEKQPASISAETGDATPAGTGDAETGDVTPTETGGATPAEGGNAASTGIKRPLGRPRKVKKLGRPRKEKPEEAAMSGETGDDAGDARSAETGAATPGEKAGDSASAGVKRGRGRPRKERPEEAISAESGDAETETERKKAKVARSAGDGGIKRGLGRPRKIKRGRPKKEKPASDDAMSTGIKGPLESPRSYYALSAGTGKAVSMGSKIALESPRTAEKPSAGDIVSMVMRRRRAMPRSSDQPSEAGRVKSSGGIFGYVRESSGKQEKEGSLASSGEGEKTPQAKEGVVAALGGGEETGLTADAPVSAEKAIAGDAAVVEGTGGVTEASSDKLGSCATSEKSTSGPRHVEAVGGATESSSNKLGRAGAVAENAEAENVEKVESDKKPRVEGEGEGGEDKLGSAERCVVS is encoded by the exons atgggggtcgcctctccctcgccgccgccgcccgccgccaacCAAGCTCGGCCGCCGGATCCAccaacccccaccccaccccctccTCCTGTTCCAACCCTTACCCcaacaggaggaggaggaggcatgGCGGTCGCCCCACCTTCGTCGCCGCctcccgctgccgccgccgccggcagcccGAACCCTACCTCCACCGAG GGCCAAGGAAAGATGGTGGTCGCCTCTCCTTCCACGGCGCCGCCGaccgccgacgccgacgccgacgccgacggcAGCCCGCACCCGACCTACCCCGAG ATGATTAAGCAGGCGCTGACGGAGCTGGGAGGCACCTCCGGCCGCATCGCCATCGCCGCTTTCATCCTCGGCCGCTTCAAGGAGGGCCTCCCCGCCGCCCACGACAAGCTCCTCAAGGTCCACCTCCGCCGCCTCGTCTCCCAAGGCGTCGTCCGCGGCTACGGATCAGAAGCCAGAGCTTGCTACGTCTTCCCCGCCTCCAACACCAAAAGCCGCGGCCGGCCCCGCAAGTCGTCGTCCCGTCTCCTCCTCACCGCGTCGCCGACCCTGCCCCTCCCCCTCCCTGCGCCGCCCACCAACGAGGACGACCAAAATTTGGATCTCAGTTTGGATACATCTTCTGGAGGATTACGGAGCAGACGTGGCCGGCCCCTCTTTCCGGCACTCCCTGCGCCCAAGAATTTGTCGGATCTCAGTTTGGTTCCTCAATCTGGAGGGTCACAGATTagcagtgatgatgatgatgattactCCACTTccagtgatgatgatgatgatgaagatgatgaagaagatgactACAGCAGTGGTGATGACAACGATGATGAATACACTCCTGCCCGTGCATATGCTTTGATCGTCCATGGAGCAAAGCGCGGACGCCCACGCAAGCGCAAGCGCAAGAGGGGGCCAGGCCGTCCTCGTAAGCTTCTGCTGTCCGCGAATTCCTCAGTCACCAAGAAAGGCCgtgggaggccaaggaagaagcaGAAACTTGGCTCCTCACTGGCTGCTTTTCAGAATGGAACCCCAGGAGGTGGTTTCTCGACGCCCAAGAGAGGGCGTGGGAGGCCGCGAAAGGATGCACAAGGGCTGTCAACACGTGTCAAGAGAGGCCGTGGGAGACCAAGAAAGGATGCACAAGGGCTGTCAACCGGTGTCAAGAAAGGCCGTGGCAGACCCAGAAAGGAGTCAGAAGGAATGTCAACGGGTGTCAAGAGTGGCCGTGGGAGGCCGAGAAAGGAGCCAGAAGATGGTGTCCCAGAAGCAGACTCTTCTGAAACTGAATCAGACGCAGAGTCAGACTCTTCTCTAACTGGGTCAGACACTGAGTCAGGCTCTCCAGATGTGTCGAGGTGGTTGAAGGAAGGGTTTGGGAATCCAACAACAATAGCGACGCCGCCAGCAGCAGTTAGGCCTGCGTCCAGGGGGCTCAATATAGGGTCTCTGAGGCCAACAATAGAGAGGCCACCAGCAGCAGCAAGCTCCCCTGGAACTCTTGTTTACTCTGCTGCGTCCACGGGAATGAAGAAACCGCTTGGGAGGCCAAGAAAGAAGGGATCATCAAAAGCGCCTGCTGAGGCTGGAGGTGGTGCGTCCACGGGGATCAAGAAACCGCGTGGGAGACCGAGAAAGGAGAGACCACCACAAGCAATGTCTGCTGAAGCTGGAGATGCAGCAGCACCTGCTCCTGAAACTGGAAATGCGACGCTTGCTTCTGAAACTGGAGATGCAGCAGCGCCTGCTCCTGAAGCTGGAGATGCACCGCCTGCTCTTGAAACCGGAGATGCAACTCCTGCTCCTGAAGCTGGAGATGCAGTGCCTACCCCTGAAACTGGAG ATGCATCGCCTGCTCCTGATGAAAATGCAGCAGCAACGCCTGCCAAAACTGGAGATGGTGCGTCGGCGGGGATCAAGAGGCCGCGTGGGAGGCCGAGAAAGGAGAGACCGCCAGCACCAACGTCTACAGAAACTGGAGATGCAGCGCCTGATGAAAATGGAGCAGCAACGCCTGCTGAAGCTGGAGATGCTGCTTCAACCGGATTCAAGAAACCGCGTGGGAGGCCGAGAAAGGAGAAACAACCTGCATCAATCTCTGCTGAAACTGGAGATGCAACCCCTGCTGGGACTGGTGATGCTGAAACTGGAGATGTAACCCCTACTGAAACTGGAGGAGCAACGCCTGCTGAAGGTGGAAATGCTGCATCGACAGGGATCAAGAGACCGCTTGGAAGGCCTAGAAAGGTGAAGAAGCTTGGGAGGCCAAGAAAGGAGAAGCCAGAAGAAGCAGCAATGTCTGGTGAAACTGGAGATGATGCTGGAGATGCAAGGTCTGCTGAAACTGGAGCAGCAACGCCCGGTGAAAAAGCTGGAGATTCTGCGTCGGCGGGGGTCAAGAGAGGGCGTGGGAGGCCAAGAAAGGAGAGGCCAGAGGAAGCGATTTCTGCTGAAAGTGGAGATGCCGAAACAGAAACAGAAAGGAAGAAGGCAAAAGTAGCAAGGTCAGCTGGAGATGGTGGGATCAAGAGAGGGCTCGGGAGGCCGAGAAAGATCAAGCGCGGGAGGCCCAAAAAGGAGAAGCCAGCATCAGACGACGCCATGTCAACGGGAATCAAGGGACCGCTCGAGTCCCCAAGATCATACTATGCATTATCTGCTGGAACTGGAAAAGCCGTGTCAATGGGAAGCAAGATTGCGCTGGAGAGCCCAAGGACGGCGGAGAAGCCGTCGGCAGGCGACATCGTGTCGATGGTGATGAGGAGAAGGCGTGCGATGCCCAGGAGCAGCGACCAGCCCTCTGAAGCTGGGCGCGTGAAATCCTCTGGCGGGATTTTTGGATACGTGCGAGAATCCAGTGGTAAACAAGAGAAGGAGGGCAGTCTGGCATCATCAGGGGAGGGGGAGAAAACACCACAGGCCAAGGAAGGTGTGGTGGCTGCTTTGGGTGGCGGTGAGGAAACTGGGCTTACTGCAGATGCGCCGGTTTCTGCAGAGAAGGCAATAGCGGGTGATGCCGCTGTCGTTGAGGGAACTGGAGGTGTGACTGAAGCTTCTTCTGATAAGCTGGGTTCTTGTGCCACTTCAGAGAAGTCAACGAGTGGTCCTCGGCATGTGGAGGCTGTTGGAGGCGCGACAGAATCTTCATCTAATAAGCTGGGGCGTGCAGGTGCAGTAGCAGAGAATGCAGAAGCAGAGAATGTGGAGAAGGTTGAATCTGATAAGAAGCCTCgtgtggagggggagggggagggtggAGAAGACAAGCTGGGATCTGCAGAAAGATGTGTGGTTAGTTGA
- the LOC109784853 gene encoding uncharacterized protein isoform X1, whose translation MASAAPPAAAPGRPHPTYTNASSLSSPLLSLEMITYALAQLGGASARSAIAGFIAARFTGLPVSHDALLSAHLRRLVAEGLLCTSGFSYFFSSHHSPTRPPESNSPDSDSDDPSTGRFHFLQSSSSSSSEEEEDEDDAAYTPLPVHVHVPVPVLGEKRGRGRPRKKVVVMLSAHTTTAAATPGEPCPAPAPAPVKGEHSGAAAKGKGSVLSLSGDAAYSVTKRGRGRPRKLHQVAPPSPSPSPSPSPSPGAGDDPPSTGGIIKIKIKRGRGRPRKEDQQSRSQEATTKTLPTPPASRRRGIKVGCGRPMLAPTGPPGSWRPLIIDKHPPETAARCSVVDATPSVIKRPRGRPRMYRPSAPETGDAAPAPQTGDAALMGVKRAAHGWPIKENPAAAAAAAMSGETGNAASAGIKIGEVENPTAAISAEAGDVGSTGIKRGGEQLEVEMPAAARPAEAGDATPAELTGGAASTGIKRGRGRPRKDKTAAAAAMPADAGSAGIKRGRGRPGKEKPAAADLLAETEAGDAVSTGMKGALENPISGYVVSTGSKEALRTEKPSTGDFVSMVMKRKRGRGRPRKEQLAFL comes from the exons ATGGCGTCggcggcgccgcccgccgccgcaccCGGCCGCCCCCATCCGACCTACACCAACGCAagctccctctcctctcctctcctctccttggAG ATGATTACTTACGCGCTCGCCCAGCTGGGAGGCGCCTCCGCCCGCTCCGCCATCGCCGGATTCATCGCCGCGCGCTTCACCGGCCTCCCCGTCAGCCACGACGCGCTCCTCTCCGCCCACctccgccgcctcgtcgccgAGGGCCTCCTCTGCACCTCCGGATTCTCCTACTTCTTCTCCTCCCACCACTCGCCGACCAGGCCACCGGAGAGTAACAGTCCCGATTCCGATTCGGATGATCCATCAACTGGGAGGTTCCACTTCCTCCagagtagcagtagcagtagcagtgaggaggaggaggacgaagatgATGCTGCCTACACGCCTCTGCCTGTGCATGTGCATGTGCCTGTTCCTGTGCTGGGAGAGAAGCGGGGCCGGGGCCGCCCGCGGAAGAAGGTTGTGGTTATGCTGTCTGCTCACACCACCACTGCTGCTGCAACGCCTGGAGAACCCtgtcctgctcctgctcctgctcctgTAAAGGGAGAGCATTCTGGTGCTGCTGCAAAGGGAAAGGGGTCTGTGCTATCTCTATCTGGGGATGCAGCTTACTCGGTGACTAAGCGAGGCCGTGGGAGACCAAGGAAGCTACACCAAGTTGCGCCGCCGTCCCCCTCACCCTCACCCTCACCCTCACCCTCACCGGGAGCAGGAGATGATCCACCGTCAACCGGTGGCATCATCAAGATCAAGATCAAGAGAGGGCGTGGGAGGCCGAGAAAGGAGGACCAACAATCAAGATCACAGGAAGCAACAACAAAGACTCTTCCAACTCCACCTGCGTCAAGGCGGCGGGGGATCAAGGTAGGGTGTGGGAGACCAATGCTAGCTCCTACAGGGCCTCCTGGGAGTTGGAGGCCACTAATAATAGACAAGCACCCACCAGAAACTGCAGCAAGGTGCTCTGTTGTTGATGCTACGCCGTCGGTAATCAAGAGACCGCGCGGGAGGCCAAGAATGTACAGACCATCCGCTCCTGAAACTGGAGATGCAGCACCTGCTCCTCAAACTGGAGATGCTGCATTGATGGGAGTCAAGAGAGCAGCTCATGGTTGGCCAATAAAGGAGAacccagcagcagcagcagcagcagcaatgtCTGGTGAAACTGGAAATGCTGCATCGGCCGGAATCAAGATAGGGGAAGTGGAGAATCCAACAGCAGCAATATCTGCTGAAGCCGGGGATGTTGGGTCAACGGGAATCAAGAGAGGGGGTGAGCAACTAGAAGTGGAAATGCCAGCAGCAGCAAGGCCCGCTGAAgctggagatgcaacgcctgctGAATTAACTGGAGGTGCTGCGTCAACGGGGATCAAGAGAGGGCGTGGGAGGCCAAGAAAGGACAagacagcagcagcagcagcaatgcCTGCTGACGCTGGGTCTGCGGGGATCAAGAGAGGGCGTGGGAGGCCAGGAAAAGAGAAGCCAGCAGCAGCAGACTTGTTGGCTGAAACTGAAGCTGGAGATGCCGTGTCAACTGGGATGAAGGGGGCGCTTGAGAATCCAATATCAGGTTATGTCGTGTCAACTGGAAGCAAGGAAGCACTTAGAACGGAGAAGCCATCGACAGGTGATTTTGTGTCGATGGTAATGAAGAGAAAGAGAGGGCGTGGGAGGCCAAGGAAAGAGCAGCTGGCCTTCCTTTGA